Within Streptomyces sp. SS1-1, the genomic segment GAGACGTGGAGCTTCAACCGCAGGGTCGGCGAACGCACCCCGGAGAACGGCTTCGTCGACGGCATCATGATCTACGACGACGAGTTCCGTAAGGCGCCCGGCGGCGGGGTCTCCGCCGTCGCCACGACCATCTACAACGCGCTGTGGTTCGCGGGCGTCAAGCCGGTCGAGCACGGCGCCCACTCGTTCTACATCGAGCGCTACCCGGAGGGCCGGGAGGCCACGGTCGCCTGGGGCAGCCTGGACCTGCGCTTCACCAACGACTCCGGCCACGCCCTGTACATCCAGGCCGAGTCCACCGACCACTCGGTGACGATCTCGTTCCTCGGCACCCGCAAGTACGACGAGATCGGCTCGGAGAAGGGCCCGCGCACCAACCTGAAGCAGCCGGAGCGCAAGGTCCTGAGCGGCGACCAGTGCGTCCCGCAGACCCCACTGGAGGGATTCGACGTCACCGTGCAGCGGGTCTTCGTCCAGGACGGACGGGTCGTGAAGCGGGAGCCGTTCCGCACGCACTACGACCCGCGGGACGAGATCGTCTGCGAGTGAGTTCCCGGCAACGGCCTGGTCGATCGTCCCTGGACGGCCGGCTGGCACGGTGGCGATGACCCGTCCGGACGTGTGGCTGCCGTTCAGGGCGTGGAGGCTGTCACATCCACTTCAGTGATGGCTGCAACGGGGTGCCGGGCGCCCGTCAGCACGGGGTCCTGCGTCGTGTCGGTGTCGAGGTACCGGTGGAAGAAGGCACCGAGGTAGGTGATGGCGACATGGCGTTGCTGCGGTTCGGTCAGGTGTGTGGTCGGCGTCGAACCCTCGTGGTCGGTGCACTGCCCGGGATGCCCTTCGACCGGCGTGGCGTCGTCGGAGGCCGCGACCTGGCCGCTCCGGGGCGACCATTGCGTGTTGAAGTAGTTGTGGTTGGCCCCGCGGACCGCGAACCGGTGGAAGCCGCTGCGATTCCCCTTGGCCGCGTCGGCCGCGAACGCGAACGCCTCACCGCCCACCTGTCCGTCACACGTTCCCCTGACGACCGCGAAGGGCGTCCTGGTGATCGTGTAGTCGGACATGTTCTCCGTCATCACGTTGTAGGCGGGTGCCAGCGCCGCCACCGCCTTGACCTTCACGCCCCGGGGCCACTGCCCCCGATGGCTGTCCGCAGCCTGCCAGGTGACCCCGGCTCCCGCCCGAGAGTGCCCCATGACTCCCACCTTGCCCAGGTCCAGGTGGTGGACGAATCCAACGCTTCGTGCCGCGCCGGTCACCGGATCCGTGAACTTCCCGGCCAGTTCTCCTTTTCCGCTGGTGCTGAGCTTCTGCCACATGCGCAGGTGCCGGTTGATGAGATCGGCCCGCGCTGCGGCGTTCTCGTCGCCCGACACGGAGGAGGCGTTGATGCCGTTCGCGCCGGCCGAGACCACGACGAACCCCTCCGCGGCCAGCGCGCGGGCGAGGTAGTCGTACCCGTCCTCGCTGGGCAGGGCGGGCGTTCCCTTTGCACAGGGCCAGGCGAACAGTCTGGCACTGGCAGCCGCGTACGCGGCATCGTCGCCACTGTCCTCCGCGGCCGTGCGTACGGCCTCGGCCTGCCGGTCGGCGCAGCTCTCGTGCCAGCCGTGGAGCATGACGATCAGCGGATGCCGCCCCTCACCCAGGTCGGCGGGATAGTGCACCACACCGCTCAATTCGACCGGCTCGCCCGTCTGCGGCAGATGCCAGGCCTCATCACCCAGGTCATAGCGGACCGTCCTCGTGCCCCCGGGCGCGTCCGCAGAGGATCCGTACGCCCCGCCCGCCCCCGTGGCATCCGCCGTCGCCGTGTACGTCAAGGCGGCTGCCGCGAGGGTCAGTCCCGCCACCGACCCGGTCAGCAGGCGGACCGAAGTCTTGAAACGCTTGTGCTTGTTCACCCATGACTCCATCTGTACGCAACACGCCCCCGGGCTGCCTTTCGGCCCGGGCGAACGTGGCACCACTCGTGTCAGCGGGAAGCGGCGTAGGAGTCCGTCACGAACGTGATGACCCGGTTGTGC encodes:
- a CDS encoding alpha/beta hydrolase; amino-acid sequence: MNKHKRFKTSVRLLTGSVAGLTLAAAALTYTATADATGAGGAYGSSADAPGGTRTVRYDLGDEAWHLPQTGEPVELSGVVHYPADLGEGRHPLIVMLHGWHESCADRQAEAVRTAAEDSGDDAAYAAASARLFAWPCAKGTPALPSEDGYDYLARALAAEGFVVVSAGANGINASSVSGDENAAARADLINRHLRMWQKLSTSGKGELAGKFTDPVTGAARSVGFVHHLDLGKVGVMGHSRAGAGVTWQAADSHRGQWPRGVKVKAVAALAPAYNVMTENMSDYTITRTPFAVVRGTCDGQVGGEAFAFAADAAKGNRSGFHRFAVRGANHNYFNTQWSPRSGQVAASDDATPVEGHPGQCTDHEGSTPTTHLTEPQQRHVAITYLGAFFHRYLDTDTTQDPVLTGARHPVAAITEVDVTASTP